From the Peromyscus leucopus breed LL Stock chromosome 8b, UCI_PerLeu_2.1, whole genome shotgun sequence genome, one window contains:
- the LOC114706402 gene encoding fatty acid-binding protein, heart-like, protein MTDAFVSTWKLVDSKNFDDYMKSLGVGFATRQVASMTKPTTIIEKNRNTILIKTYSTFKNTEMSFQLGMQFDEVTADDRKVKSIVTLDGGKLVHVQRWDGQETLLTR, encoded by the coding sequence ATGACGGACGCCTTTGTCAGTACCTGGAAACTAGTGGACAGCAAGAATTTTGATGACTATATGAAGTCACTCGGTGTGGGCTTTGCCACCAGACAGGTGGCTAGCATGACCAAGCCTACCACAATCATCGAGAAAAACAGGAATACTATACTCATAAAGACATACAGCACCTTCAAGAACACAGAGATGAGCTTTCAGCTGGGAATGCAGTTTGATGAGGTAACAGCAGATGACAGGAAGGTCAAGTCGATCGTGACACTGGATGGAGGCAAACTTGTCCATGTGCAGAGGTGGGATGGGCAAGAGACTCTACTTACAAGGTAG
- the LOC114706393 gene encoding T-cell immunoglobulin and mucin domain-containing protein 4-like: MSKELLLLWLVTELWCLYLTPAASEDTVTGFLGQSVTLPCQHSSWSRNRNSMCWGKGACPNSKCNQELLHTDGTKVVSRKSFKYTLQGRIWRGNVSLTISNTNHGDSGVYCCHIKVPGWFNDVKKTVRLELRRAS, encoded by the exons ATGTCCAAGGagcttctccttctctggctggtGACAGAGCTCTGGTGTCTTTATCTGA CACCAGCTGCCTCCGAGGATACAGTAACAGGGTTTTTGGGCCAGTCGGTGACTTTGCCTTGTCAGCACTCATCCTGGTCCAGGAACCGCAACAGCATGTGCTGGGGCAAAGGTGCATGTCCCAATTCCAAGTGCAACCAGGAGCTTCTCCACACAGATGGAACAAAAGTCGTCTCCAGGAAGTCATTCAAATACACACTTCAGGGGAGAATCTGGCGGGGCAATGTGTCCTTGACCATCTCAAACACCAATCACGGTGACAGTGGGGTGTACTGCTGCCATATAAAGGTTCCTGGCTGGTTCAATGATGTCAAGAAGACTGTGCGCCTGGAGCTGAGGAGAG CTTCGTAG